Genomic window (Rhizobium acidisoli):
ATCCTTGCCCGCGAATGGTGGGAGATGGTCAAGCTCAACATCCTGTTCATTCTGGCCTCCCTCTTCGTCGTGACGCTACCGGCAGCGCTCGCCGCCATGGCCCGGGTCTCGGTGGCTTTGGTGGAAGATCGCAACACCTATCTCCTGCGCGACTTTACGGAAGCATTCATCCACTACTTCTGGCGCGCCACCGCCTGGGGTCTCGCACTGGCGGGTGCGTTCGCCATCTGCCTCCAGGCGATCCTGACCTATGCCGCCGGCGCGCGGGACAATTTGATGCTTGCCGCACCGCTGGCGATCGCCCTCGTCGCGACCGCCTTCGTCGCAGTGTTTGCCTGCCATCTCGTCATGCTGATGGTGATGCGCGATCTGCCGGCTCTGCGGCTCCTGCGTCTGGCCGCGCTCGCCTCCGTCGTCCGCCCGCTTCCGGCACTTGGCGCGCTCGCCTTCAACGCCACCCTGTGGCTGGCGCATATCCTCTTCTATCCGGTTTCCGTTTTCATGCCGGCAACCTTCAATTTCTCACTCGGAATGTTCGCCGTCGCATTCGGCGTCCATCGGGCGGTGGTGTTGGTCCTGGACCTGCCAGAGGCAATGCAGCCGCCCTGTAAACCGCATGCAGGAAACGCTTCATAAAATAACTGACCAGAGACGATCCAGGGAAGGAGAACAGGCATGTATTTGGAAAAATTCGGGAGGACGGTGAAACTTGCCGTGGCAGGTTTTACCTTGGCAGCAACGACATCAGGCGCAGCGTTTGCCCAAGACGCAGTGACGCTCAAATGGGCTTTGTGGGACTGGGATAAGACAGCCTATTACAAGCCGCTGATCGAGGCCTATCAGGCCAAGCATCCGAACGTGAAGTTCGAGCCGATGGATCTCGGCTCGCAGGACTACCAGCAGATGATTTCGACGCAGTTGACCGGCGGCTCGAAAGATATCGACATCGTCACCGTCAAGGACGTGCCGGGCTATACCAATCTGGTGCGCGCCGGCAATATCGCCGATCTGAGCGGCTTCGTGAAGGATCAGAAGATCGATCCGGCGGCCTATGGCGGCCTGATCGAGGAGCTGACCATCGACGGCAAGGTCTATTCTCTGCCGTTCCGCTCCGACTTCTGGATCATCTATTACAACAAGGACATCTTCGACAAAGCCGGCGTCCCCTACCCCACCAATGACATGACCTGGGCGCAGTTCGACGCGACCGCCGAGAAGCTGACCGGCGGCATGGGCACCAACAAGACCTATGGCGCGCTGCTGCACACCTGGCGTTCGACCGTTCAGCTGCCTGGTATCCTCGACGGACAACACACGCTGGTCGATGGCGACTACGCCTTCCTGAAGCCGTGGTACGAGCGGGCGCTCACCCTGCAGAAGGATGGCGCCATTCCCTCCTATGCCTTCCTGAAGACGTCGAACACGCATTATTCGGCGCTGTTCTTCAACGGCACGATCGGCATGCTGCCGATGGGAACCTGGTTCGTCGGCACCCAGATCGCCAAGGTGAAATCGGGTGAATCGAAGAGCAAGAACTGGGGCATCGTGAAGTTCCCGCATCCGGACGGCGTGGCAGCCGGCACGACGGCTGCGCAGATCTCGGGCCTCGCCGTCAACGC
Coding sequences:
- a CDS encoding YesL family protein, coding for MQRLREMWTKEGPGIPKDAPKRTGLALFAEILAREWWEMVKLNILFILASLFVVTLPAALAAMARVSVALVEDRNTYLLRDFTEAFIHYFWRATAWGLALAGAFAICLQAILTYAAGARDNLMLAAPLAIALVATAFVAVFACHLVMLMVMRDLPALRLLRLAALASVVRPLPALGALAFNATLWLAHILFYPVSVFMPATFNFSLGMFAVAFGVHRAVVLVLDLPEAMQPPCKPHAGNAS
- a CDS encoding ABC transporter substrate-binding protein, whose product is MYLEKFGRTVKLAVAGFTLAATTSGAAFAQDAVTLKWALWDWDKTAYYKPLIEAYQAKHPNVKFEPMDLGSQDYQQMISTQLTGGSKDIDIVTVKDVPGYTNLVRAGNIADLSGFVKDQKIDPAAYGGLIEELTIDGKVYSLPFRSDFWIIYYNKDIFDKAGVPYPTNDMTWAQFDATAEKLTGGMGTNKTYGALLHTWRSTVQLPGILDGQHTLVDGDYAFLKPWYERALTLQKDGAIPSYAFLKTSNTHYSALFFNGTIGMLPMGTWFVGTQIAKVKSGESKSKNWGIVKFPHPDGVAAGTTAAQISGLAVNANSEHKDAALDFIKFVTGPEGAAVIASTGTFPALKTADVSAKIAATPGFPEDAASKEALIPSKAYLEMAVNPNAAKIEVVLNRVHDAIMTDNTPIDDGLKEMTEGVKAIK